The following proteins are encoded in a genomic region of Alnus glutinosa chromosome 8, dhAlnGlut1.1, whole genome shotgun sequence:
- the LOC133874986 gene encoding protein BONZAI 1 isoform X2: protein MGNCCSDEAGGRTAVGGTAASLGNLNNAPNDAIDQFLKSRGHALFSQIELSYSASDLRNRDLLSKSDPMVVVYTKARDGVLEELGRTEVVLNSLNPTWITKHIITYHFEIVQTLVFRVYDVDTQFHNVDVKMLKLDEQQFLGEGSGVLSQIVTRSHRSLTIDLVHREESTGSNRGSNHGKLTVHAEECVSSKTTTEMIFRCSDLESKDLFSRSGPFLVISKVVESGIPIPVCKTEVIKGDLKPTWKPVYLNIQQDSPLVIECFNFNSSGKHDLIGKVQKSLADLEKLHSSQQGENLFLPTVIGVGHNYQNKVLKSQLFVETFSQSTQHSFLDYLAGGCELNFMVAVDFTASNGNPRLPDSLHYIDPSGRLNAYQRAIVEVGEVLQFYDSDKRFPAWGFGARPIDGPVSHCFNLNGSSHHSEVEGIQGIMMAYTSALLNVSLAGPTLFGPVISNAALIASHSLANSGRKYFVLLIITDGVVTDLQETKDALVKASDLPLSILIVGVGGADFKEMEILDADKGERLESSTGRVASRDIVQFVPFRDVQSGEISVVQALLAELPTQFLTYMRTRDIQPIS from the exons ATGGGGAACTGCTGCTCCGACGAGGCAGGCGGAAGGACGGCCGTCGGCGGAACCGCCGCTTCTCTGGGCAACCTGAACAACGCTCCCAACGACGCCATCGATCAATTCCTCAAGTCTCGCGGCCACGCCCTCTTCTCTCAGATCGAG tTATCATACTCTGCTTCGGACTTGCGCAATCGAGATCTGCTCTCCAAG aGTGATCCCATGGTGGTTGTTTATACAAAAGCAAGAGATGGAGTACTTGAAGAGCTTGGCCGCACTGAAGTAGTTCTAAATTCTTTGAATCCCACGTGGATTACAAAACATATTATCACTTATCATTTTGAAATTGTGCAGACTTTGGT GTTTCGTGTGTATGATGTTGACACTCAGTTTCACAATGTAGATGTAAAG ATGCTTAAGCTGGATGAGCAGCAATTTCTTGGTGAGGGAAGTGGTGTTTTGTCTCAG ATAGTCACTAGATCACACAGGTCATTGACTATAGATCTTGTACATAGAGAAGAATCTACGGGATCAAACCGTGGGAGTAACCATGGAAAGCTTACTGTGCATGCTGAGGAATGCGTTAGTTCCAAAACCACAACAGAGATGATATTTAGGTGTTCGGATTTGGAGTCTAAGGATCTCTTCTCAAGAAGT GGCCCCTTTTTGGTAATATCAAAAGTTGTGGAGAGTGGGATACCAATTCCAGTTTGCAAAACAGAAGTGATAAAGGGTGACCTCAAGCCGACTTGGAAGCCAGTATATTTGAATATTCAACAG GACAGTCCACTAGTAATAGAGTGCTTTAACTTCAATAGCAGTGGAAAACATGATTTGATTGG AAAAGTTCAGAAATCTTTAGCAGATTTGGAAAAGCTACATTCTAGTCAGCAAGgcgaaaatttatttttaccgACTGTTATTGGGGTTGGGCATAATTACCAAAACAAG GTACTAAAGAGCCAGCTATTTGTGGAGACCTTTTCCCAGAGTACCCAACACAGTTTCTTAGATTATTTAGCTGGGGGGTGTGAACTGAATTTCATGGTGGCTGTTGATTTCACTG CTTCAAATGGAAATCCACGCCTCCCTGATTCCTTGCATTATATTGATCCCTCAGGACGGCTAAATGCTTATCAGAGA GCAATCGTTGAAGTTGGAGAGGTGTTGCAGTTTTATGATTCAGACAAGCGCTTTCCTGCCTGGGGATTTGGAGCACGACCAATCGACGGTCCAGTCTCTCATTGTTTCAACTTGAACGGAAGTAGTCATCACTCTGAG GTTGAAGGAATCCAAGGAATTATGATGGCATATACAAGTGCCCTCCTTAACGTTTCTCTTGCAGGGCCAACTCTTTTTGGACCTGTGATTAGTAATGCTGCACTAATTGCCAGCCACTCTCTTGCAAACAGTGGACGAAAATACTTTGTTTTGTTAATAATCACG GATGGAGTAGTAACAGATCTCCAAGAAACCAAAGATGCCCTTGTGAAAGCGTCTGACCTGCCATTGTCGATCCTTATTGTTGGCGTTGGAGGAGCTGACTTCAAAGAAATGGAG ATTCTAGATGCAGATAAGGGAGAGAGACTTGAAAGTTCAACAGGACGTGTTGCTTCGCGTGATATAGTCCAGTTTGTTCCGTTCAGGGATGTGCAGA GTGGAGAGATTTCGGTTGTTCAAGCACTTCTTGCGGAATTACCAACGCAATTTTTAACCTACATGCGGACCAGAGATATCCAACCAATTTCCTGA
- the LOC133874986 gene encoding protein BONZAI 1 isoform X1: MGNCCSDEAGGRTAVGGTAASLGNLNNAPNDAIDQFLKSRGHALFSQIELSYSASDLRNRDLLSKSDPMVVVYTKARDGVLEELGRTEVVLNSLNPTWITKHIITYHFEIVQTLVFRVYDVDTQFHNVDVKMLKLDEQQFLGEGSGVLSQIVTRSHRSLTIDLVHREESTGSNRGSNHGKLTVHAEECVSSKTTTEMIFRCSDLESKDLFSRSGPFLVISKVVESGIPIPVCKTEVIKGDLKPTWKPVYLNIQQVGSKDSPLVIECFNFNSSGKHDLIGKVQKSLADLEKLHSSQQGENLFLPTVIGVGHNYQNKVLKSQLFVETFSQSTQHSFLDYLAGGCELNFMVAVDFTASNGNPRLPDSLHYIDPSGRLNAYQRAIVEVGEVLQFYDSDKRFPAWGFGARPIDGPVSHCFNLNGSSHHSEVEGIQGIMMAYTSALLNVSLAGPTLFGPVISNAALIASHSLANSGRKYFVLLIITDGVVTDLQETKDALVKASDLPLSILIVGVGGADFKEMEILDADKGERLESSTGRVASRDIVQFVPFRDVQSGEISVVQALLAELPTQFLTYMRTRDIQPIS; encoded by the exons ATGGGGAACTGCTGCTCCGACGAGGCAGGCGGAAGGACGGCCGTCGGCGGAACCGCCGCTTCTCTGGGCAACCTGAACAACGCTCCCAACGACGCCATCGATCAATTCCTCAAGTCTCGCGGCCACGCCCTCTTCTCTCAGATCGAG tTATCATACTCTGCTTCGGACTTGCGCAATCGAGATCTGCTCTCCAAG aGTGATCCCATGGTGGTTGTTTATACAAAAGCAAGAGATGGAGTACTTGAAGAGCTTGGCCGCACTGAAGTAGTTCTAAATTCTTTGAATCCCACGTGGATTACAAAACATATTATCACTTATCATTTTGAAATTGTGCAGACTTTGGT GTTTCGTGTGTATGATGTTGACACTCAGTTTCACAATGTAGATGTAAAG ATGCTTAAGCTGGATGAGCAGCAATTTCTTGGTGAGGGAAGTGGTGTTTTGTCTCAG ATAGTCACTAGATCACACAGGTCATTGACTATAGATCTTGTACATAGAGAAGAATCTACGGGATCAAACCGTGGGAGTAACCATGGAAAGCTTACTGTGCATGCTGAGGAATGCGTTAGTTCCAAAACCACAACAGAGATGATATTTAGGTGTTCGGATTTGGAGTCTAAGGATCTCTTCTCAAGAAGT GGCCCCTTTTTGGTAATATCAAAAGTTGTGGAGAGTGGGATACCAATTCCAGTTTGCAAAACAGAAGTGATAAAGGGTGACCTCAAGCCGACTTGGAAGCCAGTATATTTGAATATTCAACAGGTTGGAAGCAAG GACAGTCCACTAGTAATAGAGTGCTTTAACTTCAATAGCAGTGGAAAACATGATTTGATTGG AAAAGTTCAGAAATCTTTAGCAGATTTGGAAAAGCTACATTCTAGTCAGCAAGgcgaaaatttatttttaccgACTGTTATTGGGGTTGGGCATAATTACCAAAACAAG GTACTAAAGAGCCAGCTATTTGTGGAGACCTTTTCCCAGAGTACCCAACACAGTTTCTTAGATTATTTAGCTGGGGGGTGTGAACTGAATTTCATGGTGGCTGTTGATTTCACTG CTTCAAATGGAAATCCACGCCTCCCTGATTCCTTGCATTATATTGATCCCTCAGGACGGCTAAATGCTTATCAGAGA GCAATCGTTGAAGTTGGAGAGGTGTTGCAGTTTTATGATTCAGACAAGCGCTTTCCTGCCTGGGGATTTGGAGCACGACCAATCGACGGTCCAGTCTCTCATTGTTTCAACTTGAACGGAAGTAGTCATCACTCTGAG GTTGAAGGAATCCAAGGAATTATGATGGCATATACAAGTGCCCTCCTTAACGTTTCTCTTGCAGGGCCAACTCTTTTTGGACCTGTGATTAGTAATGCTGCACTAATTGCCAGCCACTCTCTTGCAAACAGTGGACGAAAATACTTTGTTTTGTTAATAATCACG GATGGAGTAGTAACAGATCTCCAAGAAACCAAAGATGCCCTTGTGAAAGCGTCTGACCTGCCATTGTCGATCCTTATTGTTGGCGTTGGAGGAGCTGACTTCAAAGAAATGGAG ATTCTAGATGCAGATAAGGGAGAGAGACTTGAAAGTTCAACAGGACGTGTTGCTTCGCGTGATATAGTCCAGTTTGTTCCGTTCAGGGATGTGCAGA GTGGAGAGATTTCGGTTGTTCAAGCACTTCTTGCGGAATTACCAACGCAATTTTTAACCTACATGCGGACCAGAGATATCCAACCAATTTCCTGA
- the LOC133875188 gene encoding uncharacterized protein LOC133875188 produces MSAPPLPALKKPKVETNDDNQPELLSTTTTTKKMDDNYPDYNSNDIDSRQEQEEALVALIEHRTNEVKHLGQRIAYYNSQLEEAEKRLHDSQSKLARLRSQSKAVASKASLENGVKNVKVERRSTSPIPINEASSRNLPQSKPALLIPAVNPKIPQVIKSSNGSGTQASPSVSTQSNSPMKVKGNKPSRVSSQLEVVEIEDKGTKRKFEQKEHKELIPLIRRNSSPCIIRCHASTHISSQHKRKLRCLALCPVNDQLFVTSALDGFVNLWQVQSRGSNASLLSSTDCVSPKQRRWPEDIAWHPQGNSLFSVYSADGGDSQISVLNLNKTQGRTRVTFLEDKPHVKGIINSIAFMPWEDALFVTGGSDHAVILWNEKDGENSWKPKALHRNMHSSAVMGVAGMQQKQIVLSTGADKRIIGFDAQEGRAHFKHLIESKCMSVLPNPCDFNLFMVQMGTPGRQLRLFDIRLRQTEIHGFGWKQESSESQSALINQAWSPDGLYITSGSADPMIHIFDIRYTANKPSQSIKAHQKRVFKAEWLHSVPLLISISSDLNIGLHKIT; encoded by the exons ATGAGCGCGCCTCCTCTCCCGGCTCTGAAGAAGCCGAAGGTGGAGACCAATGATGATAATCAACCAGAGCTGCTATCGACAACAACCACCACAAAGAAAATGGACGATAACTACCCCGACTACAACAGCAACGACATCGACAGCAGACAAGAGCAAGAAGAGGCACTAGTCGCCCTGATCGAGCACCGTACCAACGAAGTCAAACATCTTGGGCAGCGCATCGCCTATTACAATTCTCAG CTTGAGGAAGCAGAGAAGAGGTTGCATGATTCTCAATCCAAATTAGCTCGCCTTCGAAGCCAAAGTAAAGCTGTGGCATCTAAAGCTTCTTTGGAGAATGGAGTGAAAAATGTGAAGGTGGAGCGGAGATCAACTAGTCCTATCCCTATAAATGAAGCTTCTTCTAGAAACCTGCCTCAATCTAAGCCAGCACTTTTAATTCCTGCTGTAAATCCAAAAATTCCTCAGGTGATAAAATCTTCAAATGGTTCTGGTACTCAAGCCAGTCCATCAGTTTCCACTCAATCTAATAGTCCTATGAAAGTAAAAGGGAACAAACCTTCTAGAGTTTCTTCTCAGCTGGAAGTTGTTGAAATTGAGGATAAAGGAACAAAAAGAAAGTTTG AACAGAAAGAACACAAAGAATTGATTCCATTGATCCGCAGAAATTCTTCCCCGTGCATAATCCGCTGCCATGCAAGCACTCACATTTCCAGTCAACACAAGAGAAAGTTGAGATGTCTTGCGTTGTGTCCAGTGAATGATCAGCTTTTTGTGACCAG TGCTTTGGATGGATTCGTCAATTTGTGGCAAGTTCAGTCCAGGGG GTCAAATGCCTCTCTACTTAGCTCTACTGATTGTGTATCCCCAAAGCAGAGGAGATGGCCAGAAGATATAGCCTGGCACCCACAGGGAAACAGCCTATTTTCTGTTTACAGTGCTGATGGTGGAGATTCTCAGATATCAGTTCTTAATCTAAATAAGACACAAGGG AGAACTCGTGTAACTTTCTTGGAGGATAAGCCTCATGTTAAGGGTATTATTAACAGCATAGCGTTCATGCCCTGGGAAGATGCCCTTTTTGTCACCGGCGGTAGTGATCATGCCGTTATACTTTGGAATGAGAAAGATGGGGAGAATTCATGGAAACCAAAGGCGTTGCACAGGAATATGCATTCATCTGCTGTTATGGGAGTTGCAGGGATGCAGCAAAAGCAGATTGTTCTGTCTACTGGGGCTGACAAGCGAATTATTGGGTTTGATGCACAAGAAGGAAGAGCACATTTCAAGCATCTAATAGAAAGTAAATGCATGAGTGTCCTGCCAAATCCATGTGACTTCAATTTATTCATGGTTCAGATGGG AACTCCTGGGAGGCAGCTCCGATTGTTTGATATCAGATTGAGACAGACAGAAATCCATGGTTTTGGGTGGAAGCAAGAAAGTAGTGAGTCTCAGTCGGCACTGATAAATCAGGCTTGGTCTCCTGATGGTTTATACATAACATCTGGTTCAGCAGACCCCATGATTCACATCTTTGATATCAGGTATACTGCTAACAAGCCTTCCCAGTCAATAAAAGCCCATCAGAAACGTGTCTTCAAAGCGGAATGGCTCCACTCTGTCCCACTTCTCATTTCCATATCTTCTGATCTCAACATTGGATTGCACAAGATCACTTAA
- the LOC133874516 gene encoding APO protein 3, mitochondrial has translation MKKRILLSEICILKKRLHCRFNKSLSLSSERIPGDDDPLYADVPKPRRKKAERKPYPTPMKVLIARAKEETAARKAQPCRMLEDPPDNGLLVPELVEVAHRVYRARRSLLFGLSKLVQPIPLQRCSYCSEVHIGHVGHEIRTCTGPKGGFRSATHVWRKGGVQDVIFSPKSFHLYDRVGKPRIVHDERYSVPRIPAIVELCIQAGLDLEKLPTRRRTKPVYSIEGRIVDFESVTEKDGLGRRNLYLKNVDIVVDSKFGTNTEMATTSVLENASDLLDQSNDGEGKNLRDLSIRTLDSWFEMISGAKKMMEKYNVMTCGYCPEVQVGPKGHKVRMCKASKHQSRKGLHAWQEATIDDLVGPNYVWHVRDLNAPALDNNLKRYYGKAPAVVELCVQAGAPAPDQYRSMMRLDVVPPARDEVDLVA, from the exons ATGAAGAAGAGGATACTATTATCAGAAATTTGTATTCTAAAGAAGAGACTGCATTGCCGATTTAATAAAAGCCTGAGTTTATCATCGGAGAGAATCCCAGGTGACGATGATCCGCTGTACGCGGACGTGCCAAAGCCCCGGCGTAAGAAGGCAGAGAGGAAGCCGTATCCGACGCCAATGAAGGTTCTGATCGCGAGGGCGAAGGAGGAGACAGCAGCCCGAAAGGCCCAGCCCTGTCGCATGCTCGAAGACCCACCTGACAATGGGTTATTGGTTCCCGAGCTTGTCGAGGTCGCCCACCGAGTCTACCGAGCCCGACGTTCTCTTCTCTTTGGTCTTTCGAAACTTGTACAACCCATTCCTCTTCAACGCTGCAG CTACTGCTCGGAGGTTCACATTGGCCATGTTGGTCATGAAATCCGAACCTGCACTGGCCCCAAGGGTGGTTTTCGGAGTGCTACTCATGTTTGGAGGAAGGGTGGAGTTCAGGACGTAATTTTTTCCCCCAAATCCTTTCATCTTTATGATCGTGTTGGGAAACCGAGGATTGTGCATGATGAAAGGTATAGTGTGCCGCGAATCCCTGCCATTGTAGAGCTTTGTATACAAGCTGGTCTTGACCTTGAAAAGTTACCTACGAGGAGAAGAACGAAACCCGTGTATAGTATTGAAGGAAGAATTGTAGATTTTGAGTCGGTGACGGAGAAGGATGGACTGGGGAGGAGGAACTTGTATCTAAAGAATGTTGATATTGTAGTAGATTCCAAATTTGGTACCAACACTGAGATGGCAACAACTTCAGTTTTGGAAAATGCTAGTGATCTTCTGGATCAATCGAATGACGGGGAAGGGAAGAATTTAAGGGATTTAAGCATCCGAACACTGGACTCATGGTTTGAGATGATATCAGGGGCAAAGAAGATGATGGAGAAGTACAACGTGATGACTTGTGGATATTGTCCTGAGGTTCAGGTGGGTCCAAAGGGGCACAAAGTGAGGATGTGCAAGGCGTCAAAGCACCAGTCTCGTAAAGGTTTGCATGCATGGCAAGAAGCAACGATAGATGATCTTGTGGGTCCCAATTATGTTTGGCACGTTAGGGATCTGAATGCACCTGCTTTGGATAACAACCTGAAGAGGTATTATGGTAAAGCTCCAGCTGTGGTGGAGCTGTGTGTGCAAGCAGGTGCACCTGCTCCAGATCAATATAGGAGTATGATGAGATTAGATGTGGTTCCTCCTGCTCGTGATGAAGTTGATCTTGTTGCTTGA